From a region of the Oryzias melastigma strain HK-1 linkage group LG4, ASM292280v2, whole genome shotgun sequence genome:
- the xcr1a.1 gene encoding chemokine (C motif) receptor 1a, duplicate 1: MFPLASAEVSDTTDLLLNSSLNFSYGNDYEDEICEKDDVVKFGSLVTPVFFSVVIALSVTGNILVLVILALYESLKSLTNIFILNLAISDLVFTVGLPFWVYYHVRGWLLPEILCKIVNFVFYTGFYSSILCLTSMTIYRYMVVVCPLTDRCRPKLSTGIFLSFLMWTISIAGAMPSLLQTSITEIHLTDGHSAGCEYSSEWWKNASTYQQNLFFVFAFAVMAFCYIQILQKIRRTRSRTKSRAVRLVFCIVTVFFVGWVPYNVVIFLRVLVPTLPKISEDCDQSKELDYAFYVCRLVAFSHCCLNPVLYVFVGVKFRSHLKSILQKGFKRESPVEEQQVKTQNFISQGSMY; encoded by the exons atgtttcctctTGCATCAGCCGAGGTCTCTGACACAACGG ATCTCCTTCTAAATTCATCATTAAATTTTTCCTACGGCAACGACTATGAAGATGAAATCTGTGAAAAAGACGATGTGGTCAAGTTTGGATCACTTGTCActcctgttttcttctctgttgtGATCGCACTGAGTGTCACAGGAAACATCCTTGTCCTGGTGATCCTGGCGTTGTATGAAAGCCTTAAATCATTAACCAACATCTTCATCCTCAACTTGGCGATCTCTGACCTGGTTTTCACCGTGGGTCTTCCCTTCTGGGTCTACTACCACGTCAGGGGGTGGCTGCTCCCAGAGATTCTCTGCAAGAttgtgaattttgttttttatactgGATTTTACAGCAGCATCCTGTGCCTGACCTCCATGACCATTTACAGGTACATGGTCGTGGTGTGTCCGCTCACTGACCGATGCCGACCAAAACTCAGCACTGGGattttcctctcttttctcATGTGGACCATCAGCATAGCAGGAGCCATGCCCTCCCTGCTCCAGACCTCCATCACTGAAATCCACCTCACAGATGGACACTCTGCGGGCTGTGAATACAGCTCTGAATGGTGGAAGAACGCGTCCACCTACCAGCAAAACCTCTTCTTCGTGTTCGCCTTCGCAGTGATGGCCTTCTGCTACATTCAGATCCTACAGAAAATCAGAAGGACCAGATCTCGCACGAAGAGCCGAGCGGTCAGGTTGGTCTTCTGCATCGTGACGGTGTTCTTCGTGGGCTGGGTGCCCTACAACGTGGTCATCTTTTTGAGGGTTTTGGTTCCTACACTGCCCAAAATATCAGAAGATTGTGACCAAAGCAAAGAGCTGGACTACGCTTTCTACGTGTGCCGGCTCGTCGCCTTCTCTCACTGCTGCCTCAACCCCGTCTTGTATGTGTTTGTTGGGGTCAAATTTCGGAGCCATTTAAAGTCGATACTGCAGAAAGGCTTCAAGAGGGAAAGTCCGGTCGAAGAACAACAAGTTAAAACCCAAAACTTCATCTCACAAGGCTCCATGTACTGA